The sequence GGCGGGCTGCGCCGTCACCGTCCTGGAGGCCACCGGGCACCCGCTCAGCGGCGCGCTGCCCGCCGAGGTCGCCGCGCCGATGGCGAAGTGGTACGCCGAGGCGGGCGCCCGGCTGCGGACCGGCTCCCGCGTCGCCGCCGTCGAGGACACGGCCGTCGTGCTGGAGGGCGGCGAGCGCGTACCCGCCGACGCCGTCCTCGTCGGCATCGGCGCCCGCCCCGTCACCGGCTGGCTCGAAGGCTCCGGCATCGACCTCGCCCCGGACGGCTCCGTCCGCACCGACGCCTGGCTGCGCACCTCGCTGCCCGACGTCCACGCCGTCGGCGACTGCGCCTCCTTCCCGTCGCGGCGGTACGGGCGGCGCCTCCTCGTCCACCACTGGGACAACGCCCTCCAGGGCCCGCACACCCTGGCCGGCGTCCTCACCGGCGAGCGCGCCGAGCCCTACGACCCGGTGCCCTACTTCTGGTCCGAGCAGTTCGGCCGCTTCGTGCAGTACGCGGGCGACCACGCGGGCGCGAGCCGCCTCGTGTGGCGCGGCGCCCCGGACGGGCCCGCCTGGTCCGTGTGCTGGCTGGAGGAGGACGGGCGGCTCGCCGCCGTGCTCGCCGTCGGCCGCCCCCGCGACCTCGCCCAGGGCCGCAAGCTCATCGCCTCGGGCGCGACGCTCGACCCCGCGCTCCTCGCGGACCCGGCGCGACCCCTGAAGACGGCCGTGCGCTGAGCCGCTCACCGGGCCCCGTTCCCCGGGCCCGTCGCCCGCGGGGACCCTCCCGCTACCGCCCGGCCGCCCGGGATGGCACGCTTGTCCCGTGACCCAGATTGATGCCAAGACCGAAGCGCTCGTCCCCGAGTGGCTCAGCCTCCCCGACATCGCCGAACGGTTCGACGTCGAGGTGACCCGGGTGCGCCAGCTGGTGAAGGAGGGCCAGCTCGTCGCCGTCCGCCGGGGCGAGAACAACGCGCTCTACGTGCCCGCCGCCTTCCTCGACGGCAACCGCACCGTGCGGGGACTCGCCGGGCTGCTGACCCTGCTGCGCGACGACGGCTTCGACGACGTGGAGATCATCCAGTGGATGTTCACCCCCGACCCGACGCTTCCCGGCACCCCCGCCCAGGCCATGAGCGAGAACCGTGGCACGGAGGTGAAGCGCCGCGCCCAGGCCCTG comes from Streptomyces sp. Tu6071 and encodes:
- a CDS encoding NAD(P)/FAD-dependent oxidoreductase, which translates into the protein MSGDREQQGRVVVVGAGMAGVRTVVALREEGYGGDVVLLGEEPHAPYDRPPLSKSVLLGSAETSAFDVDFAALGTELRLGVRASGLRAAAHEIDTSEGPLGYDHLVLATGAAPVRLPGTAQHPHVHLLHTLDDVRALREVLARRAEVAVVGAGWIGAEFTTAAREAGCAVTVLEATGHPLSGALPAEVAAPMAKWYAEAGARLRTGSRVAAVEDTAVVLEGGERVPADAVLVGIGARPVTGWLEGSGIDLAPDGSVRTDAWLRTSLPDVHAVGDCASFPSRRYGRRLLVHHWDNALQGPHTLAGVLTGERAEPYDPVPYFWSEQFGRFVQYAGDHAGASRLVWRGAPDGPAWSVCWLEEDGRLAAVLAVGRPRDLAQGRKLIASGATLDPALLADPARPLKTAVR
- a CDS encoding Rv2175c family DNA-binding protein, which gives rise to MTQIDAKTEALVPEWLSLPDIAERFDVEVTRVRQLVKEGQLVAVRRGENNALYVPAAFLDGNRTVRGLAGLLTLLRDDGFDDVEIIQWMFTPDPTLPGTPAQAMSENRGTEVKRRAQALAV